One window of Doryrhamphus excisus isolate RoL2022-K1 chromosome 13, RoL_Dexc_1.0, whole genome shotgun sequence genomic DNA carries:
- the atg2b gene encoding autophagy-related protein 2 homolog B, whose amino-acid sequence MPWPFSESIKKRACRYLLHRYLGNFLQEKLSLDQLSLDLYQGTGSLAQVPLDKWSLNELLETADAPFEIIVGFIQTISLTVPWAALLQENCALEVKGLEMVFRPRPRIASATEPMYWSSFMTSSMQLAKECLSQKLTDDMAESFQPFEGLEKFAETIETVLRRVKVTFLDTVLRVEHIPENSKTGIALEIRINRIFYSDETGEESSSVNVHQPTTFAHKRLQMEGITIFWDEFSDTSRAGFKSSPPPTETEPKLSPSWNPKIICEPHPQFTETLASTAPFQPVQVGSLCGQIELSLTLKNNRTMPGAKLDVAGHIDTLLILLSPRQVHLLLDLFGAFSNEGAQEWAKDRKSRPMQQEDEYRLHMELNRCLKKDTARAGPEADLFESQTTRTVSSRDDVFFSMADMDMSHSLSSLPPLGDPPTVDLDLSLNSNYSASPGESPSGNATALWDDYMDVPRQREKQSRDSQLPQTLLRQTSHPSKTHGDESRPELMLSLTLSSLAVSVLHIDPLPPPDDSPSPLGPMAAHFFSMVGPSQLAPTAFLQSRPVFNQACPHDHLRFVGQGLKINYEHCQGSSLRTFCTDVSIDQMELLECLFPSESVIGGFQRGIQYTELLTFDTAASTNTPLSSCFHMLYKQAERRGPQGGQVRLSTIPRKADMQVELGPVRAELDISIVDRLNSVLQPQKLATTEMMASHMYTSYSKHVSLHKAFAEVFLDDSHTPSNCHVSLTVNAPVLGLAVRFPIPDLRSDQERGPWFKKSLQKEVLHLELEDLEIKTEFRGGSTPDQTKMELTFRELIGRFQEEPDQAPTRFLRVSHTMDGDMTTSESAKFDWPRVVLQMNPTAVHSILERVAAEDDEGAEDHSLEEEEEEGAAHSLKDVCDFGKPEPSPFSSRRVMYENEEMVIPGDVAEMTEFQEKTTNNSRFVLELCFPNVQLTLPSKTFYEKLHNRINNDLLLWEPTAPSPVETVESMPYGVGLSVASQLINTYTKDSFNQFRSTGPEDDSSGSEEENMHYYSPSSDRGFRSHKKKKPKSQNKSSQSLFSVIISVNHGLVALQTNAKKEDKTLLKNKHGEFWLEVKNAVLFSVTQYEGFKDQHYICFHTTNGSMYHQGLVEGSPSTSDIKLPCRTHPHWLEPTIYQSELAPERSSTPSEGIGLESHSMVSVAVKISSQNAERSVKEFLVAVGVRGATVQHRVVPPNMGWYDQIVDFLNVSDEPVLGYAPPTSVSTLHLHLWSCSLDYRPLYLPLRALLVVETFSISSSVSLDHSSSTLRIILDEAALFLSDKCNAVSVNLARDYVQVVDMGTLELRIIAVKPGLDGKLSEPRFELRCSSDVIHIRTCADSCAALMNLIQYIASYGDLIPPAEPETRQSSSTQRTKAEFPGRPVAQTPLLAETEQRMLQDLMSEAMEETDGQHTQGLQQNGAHEERNHDHDPPRSDLFLFPDESGNANQDSSPTYPILHSPLITPVPNLAQETDDFCILETPGSRAEDLNQEPVVKLLISEPVQIRYDHFSQPLDRSDSSRGALNFPVPEVRYLIKEISVVWHLYGGKDFGGVTFTASPARSRGSTPHSSPSQTPVRQARVTGRTGGGKGRNPDVLMEIQLSKVRFQHEVYPQDQMTSGSPADQPVSRQVFVVQDLEIRDRLASSQMNKFLYLYSSKEMPRKAHSNMLTIKALHMCPESGQAPQECCLRVSLMPLRLNIDQDALFFLKDFFTSLSTEVEFFSPPTQDVTMSMKKSSAPEISCSFSKHAGTSQDPAPIISVPAQRRMSHNGYSTYGQEEDSDAATNSFSDQPIFFREFRFTSEVPIRLDYHGKHVSLEQGTFSGIVIGLTQLNCSELKLRQLCYRQGLLGVDKLFSYAINEWLADIKKNQLPGLLGGVGPIHSLVQLVQGFRDLVWLPIEQYRKDGRIVRGFQRGTASFGTSTAMAALELTNRMVRTIQAAAETAYDMVSPVVNERDNKRIKRFSHYGLAHQPVDLREGVAKAYTVVKEGITDTALTIYDTATREHEQRGMTGAVGGVLRQLPPAVVKPLIMATEATSNVLGGMRNQIHPDARQEESQKWRQGEE is encoded by the exons TCTCTAAATGAGCTCCTAGAGACGGCAGATGCTCCCTTTGAGATCATAGTGGGATTCATTCAGACGATCTCCCTAACCGTCCCGTGGGCAGCTTTGCTGCAGGAAAACTGTGCCCTCGAGGTCAAAGGTTTGGAGATGGTGTTTAGACCAAGGCCAAGAATAG CATCTGCCACTGAGCCCATGTACTGGTCCAGCTTCATGACGAGCAGCATGCAACTGGCCAAAGAGTGTCTGAGCCAGAAACTCACAGATGATATGGCAGAGAGCTTTCAGCCATTTGAAGGACTGGAAAAGTTTGCAGAAACTATAGAAACAG TTCTGAGAAGAGtcaaagtgacatttttagatACGGTTCTGAGGGTTGAACACATTCCAGAAAATTCCAAAACTGGAATTGCTCTTGAGATTCGCATTAACAG GATTTTTTACTCTGATGAAACGGGCGAGGAAAGCTCAAGTGTGAACGTGCATCAGCCAACCACATTTGCACACAAAAGACTACAAATGGAGGGCATCACCATATTTTGGGATGAATTCTCGGACACGTCTCGAGCTGGTTTTAAATCTTCACCTCCTCCAACG GAGACCGAGCCAAAACTCTCACCGAGCTGGAATCCCAAAATCATTTGCGAGCCACATCCGCAGTTCACAGAGACATTAGCCTCTACCGCGCCCTTTCAACCTGTGCAAGTAGGGAGTCTCTGCGGTCAAATTGAGCTGTCCCTTACACTGAAAAACAACCGAACCATGCCTGGAGCAAAG TTGGATGTCGCAGGTCACATTGACACATTGCTTATTCTGCTGTCACCACGCCAAGTTCATCTGCTTCTGGACTTGTTTGGAGCTTTTTCCAATGAAG GTGCACAAGAATGGGCCAAGGACAGAAAGAGTCGACCCATGCAGCAAGAGGATGAGTACCGACTCCATATGGAACTAAACCGCTGTTTGAAGAAGGACACGGCTAGAGCGGGACCAGAGGCCGACCTCTTTGAGAGCCAGACCACCCGAACTGTGTCCAGTCGAG ATGATGTCTTCTTCTCCATGGCTGACATGGACATGTCTCACAGCTTGTCATCACTCCCCCCGCTGGGTGACCCCCCAACTGTGGATTTGGACCTGTCGCTCAATAGCAACTACTCTGCATCCCCAGGAGAATCCCCCTCAGGAAATGCAACT GCTTTGTGGGACGATTACATGGACGTACCACGACAGAGAGAAAAGCAGTCACGAGACTCCCAACTCCCTCAAACATTGTTACGACAAACTt CACATCCATCCAAAACCCACGGGGATGAGTCCAGGCCAGAGTTGATGTTGAGTCTGACACTTAGTAGCCTGGCTGTCTCAGTCCTCCACATCGACCCGCTGCCACCACCGGATGATTCCCCCAGTCCTCTGGGCCCGATGGCCGCACATTTCTTCAGCATGGTGGGACCCAGCCAGCTAGCCCCCACCGCCTTCCTTCAGTCTCGACCAGTCTTTAATCAGGCCTGTCCTCATGACCACCTCAG ATTTGTAGGCCAGGGGCTGAAGATAAACTACGAGCACTGTCAGGGATCCAGCCTGCGGACTTTTTGCACTGATGTCTCCATTGACCAAATGGAGTTGCTGGAGTGTTTATTCCCGTCAGAGAGCGTAATTGGTGGCTTTCAGAGAGGCATTCAGTATACTGAG CTCCTGACATTTGACACAGCAGCCAGTACCAACACGCCGCTTAGCAGCTGCTTTCACATGCTTTATAAACAGGCTGAGCGCAGAGGCCCCCAg GGCGGCCAGGTGCGGCTCAGCACCATCCCCAGAAAAGCTGACATGCAGGTGGAGCTGGGCCCTGTACGTGCCGAGCTGGACATCAGCATTGTGGACCGTCTCAACTCTGTACTTCAGCCCCAGAAGCTGGCCACCACGGAGATGATGGCCTCACATATGTACACATCCTACAGTAAACATGTCAGCTTG caTAAGGCCTTTGCTGAGGTTTTTCTCGATGACAGCCACACACCCTCCAACTGTCATGTGTCACTCACCGTTAACGCCCCGGTACTGGGACTCGCAGTTCGCTTTCCCATTCCTGATCTGCGCTCCGATCAGGAAAGGGGTCCTTGGTTCAAAAAGTCTTTGCAGAAAGAGGTACTGCACCTGGAGTTGGAAGACCTGGAAATCAAAACAGAATTCAGGGGTGGCAGCACTCCGGATCAAACCAAGATGGAGCTCACCTTCAGGGAGCTTATCG GCAGGTTCCAAGAGGAGCCGGATCAAGCACCCACCCGCTTCCTCAGAGTGTCCCACACCATGGACGGTGACATGACAACATCTGAGAGTGCAAAATTTGATTGGCCACG TGTTGTGTTACAAATGAACCCCACTGCGGTCCACTCAATCCTTGAGCGGGTGGCGGCTGAGGATGACGAAGGGGCTGAGGACCATTCActtgaggaggaagaagaagagggggcTGCTCATTCACTGAAGGATGTGTGTGACTTTGGAAAACCAGAACCATCACCCTTTTCTTCCCGTAGGGTGATGTATGAGAATGAAGAG ATGGTCATACCTGGTGATGTTGCTGAGATGACAGAATTCCAAGAGAAAACCACAAACAATTCTCGTTTTGTCCTTGAACTGTGTTTCCCCAATGTGCAATTGACTCTACCCAGCAAAACGTTTTATGAAAAACTACACAACAG AATAAACAATGATCTATTACTGTGGGAGCCCACTGCTCCTTCACCTGTGGAGACTGTGGAAAGCATGCCATATGGTGTTGGACTGTCTGTGGCCAGCCAGTTAATCAACACGTACACTAAAGACAGCTTCAACCAGTTCCGCTCTACAGGACCTGAGG ATGATAGCAGTGGTTCAGAAGAAGAGAACATGCACTACTACTCTCCTTCTTCTGACCGAGGCTTCAGGtctcacaaaaagaaaaagcccAAATCTCAGAATAAGAGCTCCCAGAGCCTCTTCTCTGTCATCATAAGTGTCAATCATGGCCTAGTAGCTCTTCAAACGAATGCAAAG AAGGAGGATAAAACActactaaaaaacaaacatggcgaaTTCTGGCTAGAAGTGAAAAACGCAGTCCTGTTCAGTGTTACGCAGTATGAGGGCTTTAAAGACCAGCACTACATCTGCTTCCACACCACTAATGGCTCCATGTATCACCAAG GTCTTGTCGAGGGAAGTCCTTCCACCTCAGACATCAAGTTGCCATGCAGGACACACCCGCATTGGCTGGAACCAACCATCTACCAATCCGAGTTGGCTCCTGAGAGATCCTCGACTCCCTCCGAGGGTATTGGTCTGGAGTCCCACAGTATGGTCTCTGTTGCTGTCAAGATCTCGTCACAGAATGCAGAGCGCAGTGTCAAG GAATTCTTGGTTGCTGTTGGAGTGAGAGGAGCAACGGTCCAACACAGAGTGGTCCCTCCCAACATGGGCTGGTATGATCAG ATTGTTGACTTTTTGAATGTTTCCGATGAGCCTGTGTTGGGGTACGCTCCTCCCACATCTGTCAGCACCCTGCATCTCCATTTATGGAGCTGCTCTCTTGACTACAG ACCTCTTTATTTACCTCTCAGAGCACTGCTTGTTGTGGAAACATTTAGCATCTCTAGCAGCGTGTCATTAGATCACTCCTCCTCAACGCTCAG GATCATTTTGGATGAAGCTGCTCTGTTTCTGTCAGACAAGTGTAACGCCGTCTCTGTCAATTTAGCACGTG actaTGTTCAAGTAGTGGACATGGGAACTCTGGAGCTGAGGATCATAGCCGTCAAACCCGGCTTGGATGGAAAATTG TCTGAACCAAGATTTGAGCTTCGATGTTCAAGTGATGTCATCCACATCAGAACATGCGCAGACTCTTGTGCTGCACTCATGAACCTCATCCAGTACATAGCCAGCTATGGGGATTTGATTCCTCCTGCAGAGCCAGAGACCAGGCAAAGCAGCTCCACACAAAGAACCAAG GCAGAGTTTCCTGGCCGACCTGTTGCTCAAACTCCCCTGCTGGCCGAGACTGAGCAGCGGATGTTGCAGGATCTAATGAGCGAAGCAATGGAGGAGACTGATGGCCAGCATACACAAGGGCTGCAACAGAATG GTGCACACGAGGAGAGGAATCATGATCACGACCCTCCTCGCTCCGACTTGTTCCTGTTCCCAGATGAGAGTGGGAATGCAAACCAGGATTCAAGCCCCACTTATCCTATTCTACACTCTCCTCTCATCACTCCTGTTCCAAACCTGGCACAGGAGACAGACGACTTCTGTATTTTGGAGACGCCCGGCTCGAGAGCAGAG GACCTCAATCAGGAGCCAGTAGTTAAGCTTCTCATCTCTGAGCCAGTACAAATCAGATACGATCACTTCAGTCAACCTCTGGACAGGAGTGACTCCAGTCGTGGAGCCTTGAATTTCCCCGTCCCTGAGGTGCGATACCTGATCAAGGAGATTTCTGTTGTTTGGCACCTTTATGGTGGCAAAGATTTTGGCGGTGTGACATTCACAGCGTCTCCAGCCAGGAGCCGAGG TTCTACTCCGCACAGCTCCCCGTCCCAAACTCCGGTGCGACAGGCTAGAGTAACAGGACGTACAGGAGGCGGAAAAGGAAGGAACCCTGATGTCTTGATGGAGATCCAACTCAGCAAA GTACGATTTCAGCATGAGGTGTACCCACAAGATCAGATGACCTCCGGCTCACCAGCGGACCAGCCAGTATCCCGACAGGTGTTTGTTGTGCAGGACTTGGAGATCAGAGACAGACTGGCTAGCTCCCAGATGAACAAGTTCCTCTATTTGTACTCGAGCAAGGAAATGCCTCGCAAGGCTCATTCTAACATG TTAACAATAAAGGCGCTGCATATGTGTCCGGAGTCTGGCCAGGCTCCACAGGAGTGCTGCTTGCGTGTTTCCCTGATGCCTCTGCGACTCAATATTGATCAG gaTGCACTGTTCTTCCTGAAAGACTTCTTCACTAGTCTTTCCACAGAAGTTGAGTTTTTCTCTCCCCCTACTCAAGACG TAACTATGTCCATGAAGAAATCATCCGCCCCGGAGATTTCATGCAGCTTCTCCAAGCATGCCGGCACCAGCCAGGACCCGGCACCCATCATCTCGGTGCCTGCTCAGAGACGCATGAGCCACAACGGGTATTCCACGTACGGCCAGGAGGAGGACAGTGACGCCGCCACGAATTCCTTCTCAGACCAACCCATATTTTTTAG GGAGTTCAGATTCACATCTGAGGTTCCTATTCGCTTGGATTATCATGGGAAACACGTCTCCCTGGAGCAG GGAACATTTTCAGGGATCGTTATCGGGTTGACGCAGCTGAACTGTTCAGAGCTAAAACTGAGACAGTTGTGCTACAGGCAGGG TTTATTGGGCGTGGATAAGCTCTTTTCCTATGCAATTAATGAGTGGCTGGCTGACATAAAGAAAAACCAGCTTCCAGGGCTGCTGGGCGGTGTGGGGCCCATTCACTCGCTGGTCCAGCTGG TTCAGGGATTTCGAGACTTGGTGTGGCTTCCAATTGAGCAGTACAGGAAGGACGGCCGCATCGTGCGCGGGTTTCAGCGCGGAACTGCCTCTTTTGGAACCTCCACAGCGATGGCTGCACTGGAGCTTACCAACAGGATGGTGCGGACCATCCAG gcaGCAGCTGAGACGGCCTATGACATGGTGTCGCCGGTGGTAAATGAGAGAGACAACAAAAGGATAAAACGCTTCTCCCACTATGGACTGGCTCATCAGCCTGTTGACCTGAGAGAAGGTGTAGCCAAAGCCTACACTGTTGTGAAAGAG GGAATCACAGACACGGCGCTGACCATCTACGACACGGCCACCCGGGAACATGAACAACGCGGTATGACCGGGGCAGTGGGTGGGGTTCTTCGTCAGCTGCCGCCCGCAGTGGTCAAACCACTTATTATGGCCACAGAGGCCACCTCCAACGTCTTGGGTGGCATGAGGAACCAGATTCACCCTGATGCCCGTCAGGAGGAGTCCCAAAAGTGGAGGCAAGGAGAGGAGTAA